A portion of the Punica granatum isolate Tunisia-2019 chromosome 7, ASM765513v2, whole genome shotgun sequence genome contains these proteins:
- the LOC116213109 gene encoding uncharacterized protein LOC116213109 encodes MASNPPTNKAETNPLPNKEEESAFKEAIDMHQKALDDLVNVNSLFTIAVFVGLTFSGSLSLEVRSQCKVPNDVARSLLVYEVISFACYLLSSLVAKALKMHLSTYLFSKIDQIKKPRSKYTRSAMLTLSAWGSIFGCIFLTMSMVHVVRIRLGRISCNHDSMSAAGGLIAIVSLALLIYIPFTMVAIYSANERFDNIGKKQ; translated from the coding sequence GGAAGAGGAATCAGCTTTCAAGGAGGCGATCGATATGCATCAGAAAGCCCTGGATGATCTGGTAAACGTGAACTCCCTCTTCACGATTGCGGTCTTCGTGGGACTGACATTTTCGGGGAGCCTGAGCCTGGAGGTCCGCTCCCAGTGCAAGGTCCCAAACGATGTAGCCCGGAGCCTCCTTGTCTACGAGGTCATCTCCTTCGCTTGCTACCTCCTCTCCAGCCTCGTTGCCAAGGCCTTGAAGATGCACCTTAGCACGTACCTCTTCAGCAAAATCGACCAAATTAAAAAACCTCGTAGTAAGTACACCCGGAGTGCCATGCTGACCCTTTCCGCATGGGGCTCCATCTTCGGCTGTATCTTCCTCACGATGTCGATGGTGCACGTCGTTAGGATCCGCCTCGGGAGGATTTCCTGCAATCATGACTCGATGAGCGCTGCTGGCGGACTCATTGCAATCGTATCCCTCGCCCTTTTGATCTACATTCCATTCACGATGGTTGCGATCTACAGTGCTAATGAACGGTTCGATAATATTGGAAAGAAGCAATGA